The following are encoded together in the Cheilinus undulatus linkage group 3, ASM1832078v1, whole genome shotgun sequence genome:
- the rbbp5 gene encoding retinoblastoma-binding protein 5 isoform X1, which yields MNLELLESFGQNYPEEADGTLDCISMALTCTFNRWGTLLAVGCNDGRIVIWDFLTRGIAKIISAHIHPVCSLCWSRDGHKLVSASTDNIVSQWDVLTGDCDQRFRFPSPILKLQYHPRDMDKVLVCPMKSAPVLLTLSDSKHVVLPVDDDSDLNVVAAFDRRGEYIYTGNAKGKILVLKTNTQELVASFRVTTGTSNTTAIKSIEFARKGSCFLINTADRIIRVYDGREILTCGRDGEPEPMQKLQDLVNRTPWKRCCFSGDGEYIVAGSARQHALYIWEKSIGNLVKILHGTRGELLLDVAWHPVRPIIASISSGVVSIWAQNQVENWSAFAPDFKELDENVEYEERESEFDIEDEDKSEPEQTGADAAEDEEVDVTTVDPIVAFCSSDEELEDYKALLYLPIAPEVEDPEENPFGPPPDASVQTATPEDALAGGDKKQRQPSSEGGPAKKKARTTTVELPGVPSDEVHPLLGVKGDGKSKKKTAGRPKGSKGKDKDFPFRPKPYRGERSSFPMEALGSSGPLGGGGGGGGMKGRAEGGLATGSLVSQSYKQHDIGGMD from the exons ATGAATCTAGAACTGCTCG AATCGTTTGGGCAGAACTACCCAGAG GAGGCAGATGGCACTCTGGACTGTATCAGTATGGCCCTCACCTGCACCTTCAACCGCTGGGGAACCCTGCTGGCTGTAGGCTGCAATGACGGCCGCATCGTCATCTGGGACTTTCTCACACGAGGCATCGCCAAAATTATCAGTGCACATATTCACCCAGTCTGCTCTTTATG ctGGAGTCGAGATGGCCACAAGCTGGTGAGTGCTTCCACAGACAACATAGTCTCTCAGTGGGATGTCCTGACTGGAGACTGTGACCAGAGGTTTCGTTTCCCATCGCCAATCCTGAAACTCCAGTATCACCCCAGAGACAT GGACAAGGTGCTCGTGTGTCCTATGAAGTCAGCTCCAGTCTTGCTGACTCTGTCAGACTCTAAACATGTTGTTCTACCTGTGGATGACGACTCAGATTTGAATGTGGTGGCAGCCTTCGACAGGCGAGGGGAATACATATACACCGGCAACGCCAAGGGAAAG ATCCTTGTGTTGAAGACAAACACACAGGAGCTGGTTGCTTCTTTTAGGGTTACAACTGGCACCAGCAACACCACAGCCATCAAATCTATTGAATTTGCACGTAAGGGAAG tTGCTTCCTCATAAACACAGCAGACAGAATCATCAGGGTTTATGACGGCAGGGAGATACTGACCTGCGGCAGAGACGGTGAACCTGAACCCATGCAGAAACTACAGGACTTGGTTAACAG GACTCCATGGAAACGCTGCTGTTTCTCTGGAGATGGTGAGTACATCGTTGCAGGCTCAGCTCGGCAGCATGCTCTCTACATCTGGGAAAAGAGCATCGGCAACCTGGTGAAGATCTTGCATGGGACCAGAGGAGAGTTGCTGCTGGATGTCGCT TGGCATCCTGTCCGTCCAATTATCGCCTCCATCTCCAGTGGAGTGGTGTCCATCTGGGCTCAGAACCAAGTG GAAAACTGGAGCGCTTTTGCCCCAGACTTTAAAGAGCTGGATGAAAATGTGGAGTATGAGGAAAGAGAGTCTGAATTCGACATCGAGGATGAAGATAAGAGTGAACCTGAGCAGACAG GTGCAGACGCTgcagaggatgaggaggtggACGTCACCACTGTGGATCCCATTGTGGCATTTTGCAGCAG TGATGAGGAGCTAGAGGACTATAAGGCCCTGCTGTACCTCCCCATTGCTCCTGAAGTGGAAGATCCAGAGGAAAACCCCTTTGGCCCTCCACCAGATGCCTCAGTTCAGACTGCTACCCCAGAGGATGCGCTGGCTGGAGGAGACAAAAAGCAGCGACAGCCTTCATCAGAGGGTGGACCGGCCAAGAAGAAAGCTCGCACTACCACTGTCGAACTCCCGGGGGTGCCCAGTGATG AGGTGCACCCTCTGCTGGGCGTGAAGGGCGATGGAAAGTCCAAGAAGAAGACAGCAGGCCGGCCCAAAGGCTCCAAAGGTAAAGACAAAGACTTCCCCTTCAGGCCCAAGCCCTACAGGGGCGAACGGTCCTCCTTCCCCATGGAGGCCCTGGGCAGCTCTGGCCCactaggaggaggaggaggaggaggagggatgaaGGGGAGAGCAGAGGGGGGCCTGGCCACAG
- the rbbp5 gene encoding retinoblastoma-binding protein 5 isoform X2 produces the protein MNLELLESFGQNYPEEADGTLDCISMALTCTFNRWGTLLAVGCNDGRIVIWDFLTRGIAKIISAHIHPVCSLCWSRDGHKLVSASTDNIVSQWDVLTGDCDQRFRFPSPILKLQYHPRDMDKVLVCPMKSAPVLLTLSDSKHVVLPVDDDSDLNVVAAFDRRGEYIYTGNAKGKILVLKTNTQELVASFRVTTGTSNTTAIKSIEFARKGSCFLINTADRIIRVYDGREILTCGRDGEPEPMQKLQDLVNRTPWKRCCFSGDGEYIVAGSARQHALYIWEKSIGNLVKILHGTRGELLLDVAWHPVRPIIASISSGVVSIWAQNQVENWSAFAPDFKELDENVEYEERESEFDIEDEDKSEPEQTGADAAEDEEVDVTTVDPIVAFCSSDEELEDYKALLYLPIAPEVEDPEENPFGPPPDASVQTATPEDALAGGDKKQRQPSSEGGPAKKKARTTTVELPGVPSDEVHPLLGVKGDGKSKKKTAGRPKGSKGSLVSQSYKQHDIGGMD, from the exons ATGAATCTAGAACTGCTCG AATCGTTTGGGCAGAACTACCCAGAG GAGGCAGATGGCACTCTGGACTGTATCAGTATGGCCCTCACCTGCACCTTCAACCGCTGGGGAACCCTGCTGGCTGTAGGCTGCAATGACGGCCGCATCGTCATCTGGGACTTTCTCACACGAGGCATCGCCAAAATTATCAGTGCACATATTCACCCAGTCTGCTCTTTATG ctGGAGTCGAGATGGCCACAAGCTGGTGAGTGCTTCCACAGACAACATAGTCTCTCAGTGGGATGTCCTGACTGGAGACTGTGACCAGAGGTTTCGTTTCCCATCGCCAATCCTGAAACTCCAGTATCACCCCAGAGACAT GGACAAGGTGCTCGTGTGTCCTATGAAGTCAGCTCCAGTCTTGCTGACTCTGTCAGACTCTAAACATGTTGTTCTACCTGTGGATGACGACTCAGATTTGAATGTGGTGGCAGCCTTCGACAGGCGAGGGGAATACATATACACCGGCAACGCCAAGGGAAAG ATCCTTGTGTTGAAGACAAACACACAGGAGCTGGTTGCTTCTTTTAGGGTTACAACTGGCACCAGCAACACCACAGCCATCAAATCTATTGAATTTGCACGTAAGGGAAG tTGCTTCCTCATAAACACAGCAGACAGAATCATCAGGGTTTATGACGGCAGGGAGATACTGACCTGCGGCAGAGACGGTGAACCTGAACCCATGCAGAAACTACAGGACTTGGTTAACAG GACTCCATGGAAACGCTGCTGTTTCTCTGGAGATGGTGAGTACATCGTTGCAGGCTCAGCTCGGCAGCATGCTCTCTACATCTGGGAAAAGAGCATCGGCAACCTGGTGAAGATCTTGCATGGGACCAGAGGAGAGTTGCTGCTGGATGTCGCT TGGCATCCTGTCCGTCCAATTATCGCCTCCATCTCCAGTGGAGTGGTGTCCATCTGGGCTCAGAACCAAGTG GAAAACTGGAGCGCTTTTGCCCCAGACTTTAAAGAGCTGGATGAAAATGTGGAGTATGAGGAAAGAGAGTCTGAATTCGACATCGAGGATGAAGATAAGAGTGAACCTGAGCAGACAG GTGCAGACGCTgcagaggatgaggaggtggACGTCACCACTGTGGATCCCATTGTGGCATTTTGCAGCAG TGATGAGGAGCTAGAGGACTATAAGGCCCTGCTGTACCTCCCCATTGCTCCTGAAGTGGAAGATCCAGAGGAAAACCCCTTTGGCCCTCCACCAGATGCCTCAGTTCAGACTGCTACCCCAGAGGATGCGCTGGCTGGAGGAGACAAAAAGCAGCGACAGCCTTCATCAGAGGGTGGACCGGCCAAGAAGAAAGCTCGCACTACCACTGTCGAACTCCCGGGGGTGCCCAGTGATG AGGTGCACCCTCTGCTGGGCGTGAAGGGCGATGGAAAGTCCAAGAAGAAGACAGCAGGCCGGCCCAAAGGCTCCAAAG